The nucleotide window AACGATGGCGATGCCTCCACCAAGAATCTCCAGATCCGCGGGCCGGCCGCGGATATCTCCGTGACCGGTCGCACCGGCCTTCGTGCCAAGGATTACGACCAGCAGGTGCTGGTCGTCCCCCATGTCGGCAACAGCCTGCCTATCGTCGGTGGCGTCGTTGGTGGTCCGATTGGTGCTGCGGCGGGTTTCGTGGCCCAGGGCATCCTCGGGCGCGGACTCAATCATGCGGCCAGTGCCCGTTACCGGATCACCGGTACGTGGGACAAGCCCGTCTATACACTGATCGAAAAGCGCAGTGCCGGGCCGGCGAAAGCCGGCGCGGTGCCGACGCCCCCGGCAACACCCGCCGCGCCCGCGCCTGCATCCAGCGCGGGCCGCTGACGCCCGGGTATGCTTTAAAGGGCGGCTTCACGCCCCCACATAAACACTTCAAACTCCCATTGCATGGCGATTTCCATGGATTCCCTCATCGTGCAGGCCGAGCGCCGACTCCTGGCGCCGGGTGGCCTGGCTTCCACCGACCTCGACCGCGTGTTCAACCAGTTGATGGGGCCTTCCATCGACGCGGCCGACTTGTATTTCCAGCATTCGCGCAGTGAGTCCTGGGTGCTGGAAGAGGGCATCGTCAAGGACGGCAGCCACTCCATCGAGCAGGGCGTGGGTGTGCGCGCCATCTCGGGCGAAAAAACCGGCTTCGCCTACTCCGACGAAATCGTTCTGCCGCAACTCCTGGACGCCTCGCGCGCGGCGCGCGCGATCGCACAGGGCGGTAACGGCCACGGCCGACCTTTGGCCGTCACCCAGGGACGCCAGCTCTATCCCGCCATCGATCCGGTCGAAAGCCTGCCCAACGAAGACAAAATCGCCCTGTTGAGGGAAGTCGATGCATACGCGCGCGCGCGCGATCCGCGCGTCAAGCAGGTGATCGTCAGCATCGCCTCGACGGTGGACACCGTGCTGATCGCCGGATCCGATGGCACGCTGGCGGCCGATGTGCGCCCGCTGGTGCGCCTGAACGTCCAGGTCATCGCTGAGCAAAACGGGCGGCGCGAGCAAGGCCATGCGGGCGGCGGCGGTCGCTATGGCTACCGCGAGCTGATCGAGAACGGCCGCGCCATGGCATTTGCCGACGAAGCCGTGCGCCAGGCGCTGGTGAACCTCGAGGCCGTGGATGCTCCGGCGGGCATGATGACGGTCGTGTTGGGCCCGGGCTGGCCCGGCGTATTGCTGCACGAAGCGATCGGCCATGGACTCGAAGGTGATTTCAATCGCAAGGGTAGCTCGGCATTTGCCGGTCGCATCGGCCAGCGCGTGGCCGCGCCTGGCGTAACCGTGGTGGATGACGGCACGCTGCAGGGCCGGCGCGGTTCGCTCAATATCGATGACGAAGGCACGCCCACCGCATGCACGACGTTGATCGAAGATGGCATCCTCAAGGGCTACATGCAGGACAAGCTCAATGCGCGCCTCATGGGCATGGCGCCGACGGGTAATGGTCGTCGCGAATCCTTTGCACAGTTGCCGATGCCGCGCATGACCAACACCTACATGCTGGCTGGCCAGCGCGATCCGCAGGAGATCATCGGCTCGGTCAAGCGCGGTTTGTTTGCCGTCAACTTTGGCGGTGGCCAGGTTGACATCACCAACGGCAAGTTCGTCTTCTCCGCATCCGAGGCCTATCTGATCGAAGACGGAAAGATCACCGCGCCCGTGAAGGGAGCCACGCTCATTGGTGCCGGTCCCGAGGTGCTGACGCGTGTCAGCATGATCGGTAACGACCTCGCGCTCGATGAAGGTGTGGGTGTCTGCGGCAAGGATGGGCAGAGCGTTCCCGTGGGTGTGGGTCAGCCCACCTTGCGGGTCGACGGCATGACGGTGGGCGGCACGGGCATGTAGTTGCACCCGGCGTGCGACGCGCGTCGCGAGAGCCGAGCATGGGAAGGCCGCGTGAGCATCGCCACGCGGCCTTTTGCTTTTTGTATCCATGTCGTCCAGTTTCATTTGGATAGCCAAACGCGCGTCGGTGTTTGCTTGGATGTCCCTCTCATGGCAGCGTTATCGAACTGATTGATCTCCTCCTGGATTGAGTTTTCCTCGCGAACAAGTCGAGATCATGAGCGCTTGATGATCGACACATCCAATTCGGAACTATCGTATTTACTGACTCCATGAGGGAGCGGAACCTAACTCGCACGTGGCATTCAGCCAGCGAGGGTGGCGATGGATCGAGCGATAAAGTTGAAGCTGCTCTCGGGTTCGATGTTCGGAGCCGAGTACAGTCTGACCGAGGGTGATGCGGTCTTCGTCTTTGGTCCAATGTCGCACGTCATCGATGACGATGTCGCCCAGACCATCGCCCGCGCAGACAACACGTACTACGTGCCCGACACGCGCCTTGCATCGACTCTCATGATCAGGGTGCTCGAAAACGGCAGCATCGAAGTGGGGCAGGTTGAGGCGGGTGAGCTAAGCCAGTCGCTGCAAGTTGCTTCGACCAATGTCGTCGTTCGCCTGCGCGATGTGAGCGTCGCCTTCAGGCATGACAACGAGACATGGTCCAACGAGGTCATCGCATTCCAGGGTGATGCGGCCGTGACATCCATTGCGCCACCATCGCGCCGTTACCGCGCGCGAGGTGTGCGGCGCTGCCTGCCCGGCCTGGTTCTTTGCGTCTTCGGACTGGCGTTGATCGGCTGGAGTGCCGCCGGCGATCGGGAGCTTCGACGGAGTTCGCCAGGACATGCGCAGCCGGTGCTTCCCGGCATGACCTT belongs to Dyella terrae and includes:
- the tldD gene encoding metalloprotease TldD, whose protein sequence is MDSLIVQAERRLLAPGGLASTDLDRVFNQLMGPSIDAADLYFQHSRSESWVLEEGIVKDGSHSIEQGVGVRAISGEKTGFAYSDEIVLPQLLDASRAARAIAQGGNGHGRPLAVTQGRQLYPAIDPVESLPNEDKIALLREVDAYARARDPRVKQVIVSIASTVDTVLIAGSDGTLAADVRPLVRLNVQVIAEQNGRREQGHAGGGGRYGYRELIENGRAMAFADEAVRQALVNLEAVDAPAGMMTVVLGPGWPGVLLHEAIGHGLEGDFNRKGSSAFAGRIGQRVAAPGVTVVDDGTLQGRRGSLNIDDEGTPTACTTLIEDGILKGYMQDKLNARLMGMAPTGNGRRESFAQLPMPRMTNTYMLAGQRDPQEIIGSVKRGLFAVNFGGGQVDITNGKFVFSASEAYLIEDGKITAPVKGATLIGAGPEVLTRVSMIGNDLALDEGVGVCGKDGQSVPVGVGQPTLRVDGMTVGGTGM